In a genomic window of Leifsonia xyli subsp. cynodontis DSM 46306:
- the panC gene encoding pantoate--beta-alanine ligase: protein MPTVVTAIAALRETLSTARRTAGAEGASDAPASRVVLVPTMGALHEGHVRLVNHARDLGGIVVVSIFVNPLQFGSGEDLDRYPRTLDADVALLDGLADIVFTPTAAEMYPRGESSTRVTAGAVGGLLEGVSRPGHFDGMLTVVAKLFGIAQPDVAVFGQKDAQQVYLVGRMVDDLNLPVTIAVVDTVREPDGLALSSRNRYLDADARAAAATLSRALADGAAASAGGAAAVLTAARARVKAEPVVRLDYLVIVDQSTFREVAPNHHGPALLLIAACVGSTRLIDNERITLP from the coding sequence ATGCCCACTGTCGTGACTGCTATCGCAGCCCTCCGCGAGACTCTCAGCACTGCCCGGCGGACTGCGGGCGCTGAAGGGGCGTCCGATGCGCCGGCCAGCCGTGTGGTGCTCGTGCCGACGATGGGTGCGCTGCACGAGGGGCACGTGCGGTTGGTGAACCACGCTCGCGATCTCGGGGGGATCGTGGTCGTCTCGATCTTCGTGAACCCCCTGCAATTCGGGTCGGGGGAGGACCTCGACCGCTACCCGCGCACGCTGGATGCGGATGTCGCGCTGCTGGACGGGCTGGCAGACATCGTGTTCACCCCGACCGCAGCGGAGATGTACCCGCGGGGCGAATCCTCGACGCGCGTGACCGCCGGAGCGGTCGGCGGCCTGCTCGAGGGCGTCTCGCGGCCGGGGCATTTCGACGGGATGCTGACTGTCGTCGCCAAACTCTTCGGGATCGCGCAGCCGGATGTCGCTGTGTTCGGCCAGAAGGACGCGCAGCAGGTGTATCTCGTCGGCCGGATGGTCGACGATCTGAACCTCCCGGTGACCATCGCCGTGGTCGATACGGTTCGGGAGCCGGACGGACTCGCGCTGTCCAGCCGGAACCGGTATCTGGACGCCGACGCCCGCGCCGCGGCGGCGACGCTGTCGCGTGCGCTGGCTGACGGCGCCGCGGCCAGCGCAGGCGGAGCGGCGGCGGTGCTCACTGCCGCCCGTGCGCGCGTGAAGGCCGAACCAGTCGTTAGGCTGGACTATCTCGTGATCGTCGACCAGAGCACCTTCCGCGAGGTCGCGCCGAATCACCACGGGCCGGCACTCCTCCTGATCGCCGCGTGTGTCGGATCGACCCGGTTGATCGACAACGAGCGCATCACGCTGCCCTGA
- a CDS encoding DUF2520 domain-containing protein, whose product MTPTSTRSGRLGVGVVGGGHVGPVLGAALAGAGHAIVGVSAVSEPSRERVEAMLPGVPILEVPTLIERSELVLLAVPDQELPALVAGLAATGTWQPGQIVLHTAPGHGVGVLRPAAVARVIPLAVHPALAFTGTSLDLARLTESYFAVTAPAPVLPIGQALVVEMGGEPVVVAEEDRAAYAEAIATATSFSRSIVGQSTGILRGIGVENPGSFLSSLVRSAVDNALTRAGTASALEVSDMLAEFAEEPEDDGSLPESHGG is encoded by the coding sequence GTGACTCCCACTTCCACCCGTTCGGGACGTCTTGGCGTCGGTGTCGTCGGCGGTGGGCATGTCGGCCCCGTGCTGGGCGCCGCTCTCGCCGGAGCCGGGCACGCGATCGTCGGGGTGTCTGCGGTGTCCGAGCCCAGCCGCGAACGCGTCGAGGCGATGCTCCCCGGGGTTCCCATCCTGGAGGTGCCGACGCTGATCGAGCGCAGCGAACTCGTCCTGCTCGCGGTGCCGGACCAGGAACTGCCCGCGCTCGTCGCCGGGCTCGCTGCGACCGGGACGTGGCAGCCTGGACAGATCGTGCTGCACACTGCACCCGGCCACGGGGTCGGCGTGCTCCGCCCGGCTGCGGTGGCGAGGGTCATCCCGCTCGCCGTCCACCCGGCCCTGGCGTTCACCGGAACCAGCCTGGATCTCGCGCGCCTCACCGAGAGCTATTTCGCCGTGACGGCTCCGGCCCCGGTGCTGCCGATCGGTCAGGCGCTCGTGGTCGAGATGGGTGGCGAGCCCGTGGTCGTCGCGGAGGAGGACCGCGCGGCTTACGCGGAGGCGATTGCGACCGCGACCTCGTTCTCTCGATCCATCGTCGGGCAGTCGACGGGGATTCTGCGGGGCATCGGCGTCGAGAATCCGGGATCGTTCCTCAGCTCCCTCGTGCGGTCGGCGGTGGACAATGCGTTGACGCGAGCGGGGACGGCGTCCGCGCTGGAGGTCAGCGACATGCTGGCGGAGTTCGCCGAGGAGCCGGAGGACGACGGCAGTCTGCCCGAATCGCACGGGGGCTGA
- a CDS encoding PH domain-containing protein, with amino-acid sequence MTEPEREDGPGGEATPATARGAGAVGAGAVGGRPPRVPARLSARERSAERFTDGEWHRLHPATPLLREGIVFIAVLGFVLSNLRERIALFFIGVPDFGGDPLDEIYDRGWQGWALLAVVAVLIGCLALFSLSWRMHTFRITGDAVEVRSGILFRTQRKARLDRIQGINVVRPLLARLFGAAKLDITVAGHDANVQLAYLGSTLADGLRGDVLRLASGARTVEAAPAPAASRASSSPVSAVGEVVNRRVSEFLAPELDPGAASPESVVKIPPLRLLGSLLVSGFSLFVIAVVALFVYGASNGAPWLLIVVLPGLIGSASFFINRFAKSLRYSIAGTPDGVRVGFGLLSTSNETLPPGRVHAVEVMQPLLWRPFGWWQIRIDTAGRSREKGAAGQANTTILPVRDPADIVRVLSLVLPGFVTDENRATILAGMTSRGRDDFTGSPVRAAWVRPLSWYRTGYRHIDGALLLRRGFLWRSLAIVPLARVQSLELRQGPVDRALGLTAARFHTVSGPVRPRLAAIDAETGVAFFETVTAGAIAAARSDQSHRWGAPLVPPGPTLPTASPAPAVPRVPPASSARDHEENA; translated from the coding sequence GTGACCGAGCCGGAGCGGGAAGACGGGCCGGGCGGCGAGGCGACGCCGGCCACGGCACGCGGCGCCGGGGCGGTCGGCGCCGGGGCGGTCGGCGGTCGCCCTCCCCGCGTCCCCGCCCGCCTCTCCGCCAGGGAACGGTCGGCCGAACGGTTCACCGACGGCGAATGGCACCGCCTGCATCCGGCGACCCCGTTGCTGCGCGAGGGCATCGTCTTCATCGCGGTGCTCGGTTTCGTGCTGTCGAACCTGCGCGAGCGCATCGCCCTGTTCTTCATCGGTGTACCCGACTTCGGCGGGGACCCGCTCGACGAGATCTACGACCGCGGGTGGCAGGGATGGGCGCTCCTGGCGGTGGTCGCCGTCCTGATCGGCTGCCTCGCGCTGTTCTCCCTGTCCTGGCGGATGCACACTTTCCGGATCACCGGTGACGCGGTCGAAGTGCGCAGCGGCATCCTTTTCCGCACCCAGCGGAAGGCGCGCCTCGACCGCATCCAGGGGATCAACGTCGTCCGGCCGCTGCTTGCGCGTCTGTTCGGGGCGGCGAAGCTCGACATCACCGTGGCGGGCCACGATGCGAATGTGCAACTGGCGTACCTGGGGTCGACGCTCGCGGACGGGCTTCGCGGGGATGTGCTGCGATTGGCGTCGGGTGCGCGGACGGTGGAGGCGGCTCCCGCTCCGGCTGCGTCTAGGGCATCCAGCTCTCCTGTCAGCGCGGTCGGCGAGGTCGTGAACCGCCGAGTCAGCGAGTTTCTGGCTCCCGAGCTCGATCCCGGTGCCGCTTCGCCGGAGTCGGTCGTGAAGATCCCACCGCTGCGCCTGCTCGGGTCGCTCCTCGTCAGCGGCTTCTCCCTGTTCGTCATCGCTGTGGTCGCGTTGTTCGTCTACGGCGCGTCGAACGGAGCTCCGTGGCTGCTCATCGTGGTGCTGCCGGGTTTGATCGGTTCCGCGAGCTTTTTCATCAACCGGTTCGCGAAGTCGCTGCGCTACTCGATAGCGGGGACGCCCGACGGTGTCCGCGTCGGCTTCGGTCTCCTCAGCACAAGCAACGAGACGCTCCCGCCCGGCCGGGTCCACGCGGTCGAGGTGATGCAACCGCTGCTCTGGCGGCCCTTCGGCTGGTGGCAGATCCGTATCGACACAGCCGGGCGGTCCCGAGAGAAGGGGGCCGCCGGCCAGGCGAACACGACCATCCTCCCTGTCAGGGACCCGGCCGACATCGTCCGGGTGCTCTCCCTCGTCCTCCCCGGGTTCGTCACCGACGAAAATCGTGCGACGATCCTGGCCGGCATGACCTCCCGCGGACGCGACGACTTCACGGGCAGTCCGGTGCGTGCCGCCTGGGTGCGCCCGCTGAGCTGGTATCGGACAGGCTATCGACACATCGACGGCGCACTCCTCCTCCGTCGCGGTTTCCTCTGGCGCAGCCTCGCGATCGTTCCGCTTGCACGCGTCCAGAGCCTCGAACTCCGCCAGGGGCCCGTCGATCGCGCCCTCGGTTTGACCGCAGCCCGCTTCCACACCGTGAGCGGACCCGTCCGACCCCGCCTCGCCGCCATCGACGCCGAAACCGGCGTCGCTTTCTTCGAGACCGTCACCGCTGGCGCGATCGCGGCGGCCCGGTCGGATCAGAGCCATCGCTGGGGAGCGCCCCTGGTCCCGCCTGGCCCGACCCTGCCGACGGCCTCGCCCGCTCCGGCTGTCCCGCGGGTCCCGCCCGCCTCGTCCGCTCGCGATCACGAGGAGAACGCGTGA
- a CDS encoding PH domain-containing protein, protein MPPPVELAVGDWRRVSPKYVVVVIASTLTTGIVLTAATAFLWLAAGWRWGWLLLAGVIAVTLVSLFVARRRARSIGFVLRDDDLLFRRGILFQRFVSVPYGRMQLIDITRGPVGRVLGLADLKFVTAAASTGVLIPGLPEAEAGELRDRLVELAESRRTGL, encoded by the coding sequence ATGCCCCCACCCGTTGAGCTGGCCGTCGGCGACTGGAGGAGGGTCTCGCCCAAGTACGTGGTCGTCGTGATCGCCAGCACGCTCACCACCGGGATCGTGCTCACCGCAGCAACGGCCTTCTTGTGGCTCGCCGCCGGCTGGAGGTGGGGCTGGCTGCTCCTGGCGGGGGTCATCGCGGTCACGCTGGTCTCGCTGTTCGTCGCCCGCCGCCGAGCCCGATCGATCGGCTTCGTGCTCCGGGACGACGATCTGCTCTTCCGTCGCGGCATCCTGTTCCAGCGCTTCGTGTCCGTGCCCTACGGCCGCATGCAGCTGATCGACATCACCCGCGGACCGGTGGGGCGGGTGCTCGGCCTCGCGGACCTCAAATTCGTGACCGCGGCCGCCTCGACCGGTGTGCTCATCCCGGGGCTGCCGGAGGCGGAGGCCGGAGAGCTGCGCGACCGCCTCGTGGAGCTGGCCGAGAGCCGCCGGACGGGACTGTGA
- a CDS encoding DUF3180 domain-containing protein produces MRRTRPSSLIGFGVLGLVFGFLVEVAAASGGVAVFIPPLTLPITLVAVAIGIVAFALPIRRSVRGSRSRRVDPFQATRIVLLAKACGLSGAVLTGAGAGILVFLFTREVLPGGAAVLLTVLGTAGAVIFLVAGLLAEYFCTLPPGESEKEPADAPTR; encoded by the coding sequence GTGAGACGCACCCGGCCCTCCTCGCTGATCGGCTTCGGCGTCCTCGGACTGGTTTTCGGGTTCCTCGTCGAGGTCGCCGCCGCCAGTGGCGGGGTCGCGGTGTTCATCCCGCCGCTGACTCTGCCGATCACCCTCGTCGCCGTCGCGATCGGCATCGTCGCCTTCGCCCTCCCGATCCGCCGCTCGGTGCGCGGCTCCCGCTCGCGGCGGGTCGACCCGTTCCAGGCGACGCGGATCGTCCTCCTCGCCAAGGCGTGTGGCCTGAGCGGCGCGGTGCTGACCGGCGCTGGCGCGGGCATCCTGGTCTTCCTCTTCACGCGGGAGGTGCTGCCCGGCGGCGCCGCCGTCCTGCTCACCGTCCTGGGCACGGCCGGCGCCGTCATCTTCCTCGTCGCCGGCCTCCTCGCCGAGTACTTCTGCACCCTCCCGCCCGGTGAGAGCGAGAAGGAGCCGGCCGATGCCCCCACCCGTTGA
- the folK gene encoding 2-amino-4-hydroxy-6-hydroxymethyldihydropteridine diphosphokinase, with translation MRPAPRRQRLHVGAPAVLALGGNVGDRVATLRAALDALAAHPGIRVERVSPLYETPALKPDGISREAPAYLNAVVLIHTVLDPLALLAAANRIEDGLGRVREERWGDRTIDVDIVDYSGIVSDDPRVTLPHPRAHERAFVLVPWRDIAPDAVLPGHGRVADLAARATDPVTPFEETAP, from the coding sequence GTGAGGCCCGCTCCCCGCCGCCAGCGCCTCCATGTCGGAGCGCCCGCCGTGCTCGCCCTGGGCGGGAACGTCGGCGACCGCGTCGCGACCCTTCGCGCCGCCCTCGACGCTCTGGCCGCTCATCCCGGCATCCGCGTCGAACGGGTCTCGCCGCTGTACGAGACGCCCGCGCTCAAACCCGACGGCATCTCGAGGGAGGCTCCTGCGTACCTGAACGCGGTCGTCCTCATCCACACCGTCCTGGACCCGCTCGCTCTGCTCGCCGCGGCCAACCGCATCGAGGACGGCCTCGGCCGCGTCCGCGAGGAGCGCTGGGGCGACCGCACCATCGACGTCGATATCGTGGACTACTCCGGCATCGTCTCCGACGATCCGCGGGTCACGCTCCCACACCCCCGCGCCCACGAGCGCGCGTTCGTCCTCGTGCCCTGGCGGGACATCGCCCCGGACGCTGTGCTCCCCGGTCACGGCCGCGTCGCAGACCTCGCCGCCCGCGCCACCGACCCCGTGACCCCGTTCGAGGAGACCGCACCGTGA
- the folB gene encoding dihydroneopterin aldolase yields the protein MTRTDRPADSLLLTGLRVRANHGVYGFERENGQDFVVDVTAWLDLASPAASDDLRQTVHYGELAVEIVEAVRRNPVDLIETVAERVAGVVLAHSPVYSVEVTVHKPEAPIDVPFGDVAVRIVRERR from the coding sequence ATGACCAGAACCGATAGACCGGCCGACTCTCTCCTCCTCACGGGACTCCGCGTTCGTGCGAACCACGGAGTGTACGGCTTCGAGCGTGAGAACGGCCAGGATTTCGTGGTCGATGTGACCGCCTGGCTCGACCTCGCGAGCCCGGCCGCGAGCGATGACCTCCGGCAGACGGTCCACTACGGAGAGCTCGCGGTGGAGATCGTGGAAGCCGTGAGACGGAACCCGGTGGACCTCATCGAGACCGTCGCCGAGCGCGTCGCCGGTGTGGTGCTCGCGCATTCGCCGGTGTACTCGGTGGAGGTGACGGTCCACAAACCGGAGGCGCCGATCGACGTGCCGTTCGGGGATGTGGCGGTGCGGATCGTGCGGGAACGCCGGTGA
- the folP gene encoding dihydropteroate synthase, producing MGVLNVTPDSFSDGGLWLEPEAAVAHALDLVTRGADIIDVGGESTRPGARRVDPEEERVRVVPVIRRLAERGVTVSVDTMNASTARAAADAGAAIINDVSGGLADAGMADAVLATGLRYVVMHWRGELDAGDSRAVYSDTVAEVRAELSARVTDLLRRGVDPARLILDPGLGFSKNAGHNWQVLAGLGDIEALGYPVLIGASRKRFLGALLPDGSAVADWDAPTAVVSALAAQAGVWAVRVHDVASTRIALDVLRAWQGGSDDQNR from the coding sequence ATGGGCGTCCTCAACGTGACGCCGGACTCGTTCAGCGACGGCGGGCTCTGGCTGGAGCCCGAGGCCGCCGTCGCACACGCGCTCGATCTGGTCACCCGGGGTGCGGACATCATCGACGTCGGGGGCGAGTCCACCCGTCCCGGCGCCCGCCGGGTCGATCCGGAGGAGGAGCGTGTACGGGTCGTCCCTGTGATCCGCCGGCTCGCCGAACGCGGTGTGACCGTCAGCGTCGACACCATGAACGCCTCCACCGCGCGCGCCGCGGCCGACGCCGGCGCCGCGATCATCAACGATGTCTCCGGCGGCCTCGCCGACGCGGGAATGGCCGACGCTGTGCTCGCCACCGGACTGCGATACGTGGTCATGCACTGGCGCGGAGAGCTCGACGCCGGAGACTCGCGCGCCGTCTACTCCGACACGGTGGCCGAGGTGCGGGCGGAGCTGTCCGCCCGCGTCACCGACCTCCTGCGCCGCGGTGTGGACCCGGCCCGCCTCATCCTGGACCCCGGCCTCGGCTTCTCGAAGAACGCCGGGCACAACTGGCAGGTGCTCGCCGGGCTCGGCGACATCGAGGCGCTCGGCTACCCGGTGCTCATCGGCGCCTCCCGCAAGCGCTTCCTCGGCGCTCTGCTTCCGGACGGCTCCGCCGTCGCCGACTGGGACGCCCCCACGGCTGTCGTGTCGGCGCTCGCCGCGCAGGCCGGGGTGTGGGCGGTGCGCGTCCACGATGTCGCATCGACGCGGATCGCCCTCGATGTCCTGCGGGCGTGGCAAGGTGGAAGTGATGACCAGAACCGATAG
- the folE gene encoding GTP cyclohydrolase I — MTGFDRARIEAAVAEVLAAVGEDPSRPGLRATPSRVADAYAEFFAGLGRDAAAELGEPVPLEQGQAQTVILREISFRSVCEHHLLPFVGVAHVAYLPGEAVIGLGRIPRVIETLAARPQIQERLTEQIADTIEAGAGARGVLVVLSAAHGCVTTRGPRQSGATTVTLAARGEFAEPAARAELIALIGCGAE, encoded by the coding sequence ATGACCGGTTTCGATCGCGCTCGCATCGAGGCGGCCGTCGCTGAGGTCCTCGCCGCTGTCGGCGAGGACCCGTCTCGCCCGGGCCTGAGGGCCACGCCCTCCCGCGTGGCGGACGCCTACGCGGAGTTCTTCGCGGGCCTCGGCCGGGATGCCGCAGCGGAGCTCGGCGAGCCGGTTCCGCTGGAGCAGGGCCAGGCTCAGACGGTCATCCTGCGCGAGATCTCGTTCCGTTCGGTGTGCGAGCACCACCTGCTGCCGTTCGTCGGCGTCGCGCACGTCGCCTACCTGCCGGGAGAGGCCGTGATCGGCCTCGGCCGCATCCCGCGCGTCATCGAAACGCTCGCCGCGCGTCCGCAGATCCAGGAGCGGCTGACCGAGCAGATCGCAGACACCATCGAGGCCGGTGCGGGCGCGCGGGGCGTGCTCGTGGTGCTGAGCGCGGCGCACGGCTGTGTCACCACCCGTGGTCCGCGACAGTCCGGGGCGACGACGGTGACCCTCGCTGCGCGCGGCGAGTTCGCGGAGCCGGCCGCGCGCGCGGAGCTCATCGCGCTGATCGGGTGCGGTGCGGAGTGA
- the ftsH gene encoding ATP-dependent zinc metalloprotease FtsH — translation MNVKKIFRGPILYVVLAIIAVWVGSSLLTMSGFKGVSTQKGFELLSEGKVSGAKIVDGENRVDLTLKAADGSLGTQVQFYYVTPRGADVVKAIDDAKLPKGYDDEVPQPNWLVNILGFLIPALLIGVFFWIMISGMQGGGNKVMQFGKSRAKMVTKETPKVTFDDVAGSDEAIEELEEIKDFLKEPAKFQAVGARIPKGVLLYGPPGTGKTLLARAVAGEAGVPFYSISGSDFVEMFVGVGASRVRDLFQQAKENSPAIIFIDEIDAVGRHRGAGLGGGHDEREQTLNQLLVEMDGFDPKANVILIAATNRPDILDPALLRPGRFDRQIGVDAPDLLGRKKILEVHGRGKPLAASVDLDVLARKTPGFTGADLANVLNEAALLTARSNAQLIDNRALDEAVDRVIAGPQKRTRVMKDQEKLITAYHEGGHALAAAAMRHTDPVTKITILPRGRALGYTMVMPLEDKYSVTRNELLDQLAYAMGGRVAEEIVFHDPTTGASNDIEKATSIARKMVTEYGMSADIGSVKLGQANGEMFLGRDMGHQRDYSERIAERVDAEVRALIEKAHDEAWQVLNDNRAILDRLAAALLEHETLDHNQISEIFTEVKKLPERPQWLSSDNRPLSDVPPIEFPKAPIDAGAVDGGVDSEPPTSKPKRSPAIKPRPATA, via the coding sequence ATGAACGTCAAGAAGATCTTCCGCGGCCCGATCCTGTACGTCGTACTGGCGATCATCGCTGTCTGGGTCGGTTCGAGCCTGCTCACGATGTCGGGATTCAAGGGTGTGTCGACGCAGAAAGGCTTCGAGCTCCTCTCCGAGGGCAAGGTGTCCGGCGCGAAGATCGTGGACGGCGAGAACCGCGTCGACCTCACGCTCAAAGCGGCGGACGGCTCGCTCGGCACGCAGGTGCAGTTCTACTACGTCACGCCGCGCGGCGCGGATGTCGTCAAGGCGATCGACGACGCCAAACTCCCGAAGGGCTACGACGACGAGGTTCCGCAGCCGAACTGGCTGGTCAACATCCTCGGCTTCCTGATCCCGGCGCTGCTGATCGGGGTGTTCTTCTGGATCATGATCTCCGGCATGCAGGGCGGCGGCAACAAAGTCATGCAGTTCGGCAAGTCCCGGGCCAAGATGGTCACGAAGGAGACGCCGAAGGTCACCTTCGACGACGTCGCCGGTTCGGACGAAGCGATCGAAGAGCTGGAGGAGATCAAAGACTTCCTCAAGGAGCCGGCCAAATTCCAGGCGGTCGGCGCCCGCATCCCGAAGGGCGTGCTGCTGTACGGCCCTCCCGGCACCGGCAAGACCCTGCTGGCCCGCGCTGTCGCGGGGGAGGCTGGCGTGCCATTTTACTCGATCTCCGGTTCGGACTTCGTGGAGATGTTCGTGGGCGTCGGCGCGAGCCGTGTGCGCGACCTGTTCCAGCAGGCGAAGGAGAACTCGCCCGCCATCATCTTCATCGATGAGATCGACGCGGTCGGCCGTCACCGCGGGGCCGGTCTCGGCGGCGGGCACGACGAGCGCGAGCAGACGCTCAACCAGCTGCTCGTGGAGATGGACGGCTTCGACCCGAAGGCCAACGTCATCCTCATCGCGGCGACCAACCGCCCCGACATCCTCGACCCCGCGCTGCTGCGCCCGGGCCGTTTCGACCGGCAGATCGGCGTGGATGCGCCCGACCTGCTCGGCCGCAAGAAGATCCTCGAGGTTCACGGCCGCGGCAAACCGCTCGCCGCCTCCGTCGACCTGGACGTGCTGGCCCGCAAGACGCCGGGCTTCACCGGCGCCGACTTGGCGAACGTCCTCAACGAGGCCGCCCTGCTCACCGCCCGCTCCAACGCGCAGCTCATCGACAACCGCGCTCTGGACGAGGCCGTGGACCGCGTCATCGCCGGTCCGCAGAAGAGGACGCGCGTGATGAAGGACCAGGAGAAGCTCATCACCGCGTACCACGAGGGCGGCCACGCGCTCGCGGCAGCGGCCATGCGGCACACCGACCCGGTGACGAAGATCACCATCCTCCCCCGCGGCCGCGCACTCGGCTACACGATGGTCATGCCGCTCGAAGACAAGTACTCGGTCACCCGCAATGAGCTGCTCGATCAGCTCGCCTACGCGATGGGCGGCCGCGTCGCCGAGGAGATCGTCTTCCACGACCCGACCACCGGCGCGTCCAACGACATCGAGAAGGCGACCTCGATCGCCCGCAAGATGGTCACCGAGTACGGCATGAGCGCCGACATCGGCTCGGTCAAGCTCGGTCAGGCGAACGGGGAGATGTTCCTCGGCCGGGACATGGGCCACCAGCGCGACTACTCCGAGCGGATCGCCGAGCGCGTCGACGCCGAGGTGCGCGCGCTCATCGAGAAGGCGCACGACGAGGCGTGGCAGGTCCTCAACGACAACCGCGCCATCCTGGATCGCCTGGCTGCCGCGCTGCTCGAACATGAGACGCTCGATCACAACCAGATCTCCGAGATCTTCACCGAGGTGAAGAAGCTGCCGGAGCGGCCCCAGTGGCTCTCCAGCGACAACCGCCCCCTCTCGGACGTCCCGCCGATCGAGTTCCCGAAGGCCCCGATCGACGCGGGCGCTGTGGACGGCGGCGTCGACTCCGAGCCTCCGACATCGAAGCCGAAGCGCTCTCCCGCCATCAAGCCGCGACCCGCAACCGCCTAG
- the hpt gene encoding hypoxanthine phosphoribosyltransferase: MDLTDVRDDLTEILITEEQIRSRIAGLSREIERDYAGKDVLLIGVLKGAVMVMADLSRELSIPVTMDWMAVSSYGSGTASSGVVRILKDLDTDLSGKTVLIVEDIIDSGLTLSWLLANLRSRGPESIEIFALLRKPEAARVEIDVKYVGFDIPNTFVVGYGLDYAERYRTLRGIGVLAPAVYS, from the coding sequence ATGGACCTCACGGACGTTCGCGACGACCTGACCGAGATTCTGATCACCGAGGAGCAGATCCGCTCCCGCATCGCCGGCCTCTCCCGCGAGATCGAGCGCGACTACGCCGGCAAGGATGTCCTGCTCATCGGCGTCCTCAAGGGGGCGGTCATGGTGATGGCCGACCTTTCCCGCGAGCTCAGCATCCCGGTCACGATGGACTGGATGGCCGTCAGCTCGTACGGCAGCGGCACGGCCTCCAGCGGCGTCGTCCGCATTCTGAAGGACCTCGACACCGACCTCAGCGGTAAGACCGTGCTGATCGTCGAGGACATCATCGACTCCGGGCTGACCCTCTCCTGGCTGCTCGCCAATCTGCGCAGCCGCGGACCCGAGTCGATCGAAATCTTCGCCCTGTTGCGCAAGCCGGAGGCGGCCCGCGTCGAGATCGACGTCAAGTACGTCGGCTTCGACATCCCGAACACGTTCGTCGTGGGCTACGGCCTCGACTACGCCGAGCGCTACCGCACGCTTCGCGGCATCGGCGTCCTGGCCCCGGCGGTCTACAGTTAG
- the tilS gene encoding tRNA lysidine(34) synthetase TilS translates to MHSDGSPGAAPRRPRLTPPIADARRAVRVALAAAAALPAPEAEGDHGPARPCPLASGALLLVGLSGGADSLALAAAVAFEAPRAGFRAGAIVVDHGLQPGSAAVAARAAAQARALGLGPVLVERVRVEAAGGPEGAARAARRAAFDSAARATAAARILLAHTLDDQAETVLLGLARGSGPSSLQGMLPDTGRLLRPFLGLRRATTRAFCADSGLEPWDDPHNDDPAYTRVRVRSAVLPVLERELGPGVAEALARTAEQLREDDEALDGLALDWAQELVSQADDGSVALDVRGLDADPPALRQRIIRLVVSAEFGVSLSRSHTLAVAELIADWHGQGPLSLPGVRVVRQNGLLTFHPHT, encoded by the coding sequence ATGCATTCCGACGGTTCTCCGGGAGCGGCCCCCCGTCGTCCGCGCCTGACACCGCCCATCGCCGACGCCCGGCGCGCTGTGCGCGTAGCGCTCGCCGCGGCCGCCGCCCTCCCCGCGCCGGAAGCGGAGGGCGATCACGGTCCCGCCCGACCGTGCCCGCTCGCCTCCGGCGCCCTCCTCCTCGTCGGACTGAGCGGGGGAGCGGACTCGCTCGCCCTCGCCGCGGCCGTCGCGTTCGAGGCCCCCCGCGCGGGCTTCCGCGCGGGCGCCATCGTCGTGGACCACGGCCTCCAGCCCGGTTCGGCCGCGGTCGCCGCCCGGGCCGCGGCCCAGGCGCGTGCGCTTGGTCTCGGCCCTGTGCTCGTGGAAAGGGTGAGGGTGGAGGCCGCGGGCGGCCCCGAGGGCGCCGCGCGCGCTGCCCGCCGCGCTGCCTTCGACTCCGCCGCTCGCGCGACCGCCGCCGCCCGCATCCTGCTCGCCCACACCCTGGACGATCAGGCCGAGACCGTCCTGCTCGGCCTCGCCCGCGGCTCCGGACCGTCCAGCCTGCAGGGCATGCTGCCCGACACCGGCCGGCTGCTGCGCCCCTTCCTCGGCTTGCGGCGCGCCACGACGCGCGCGTTCTGCGCCGACAGCGGCCTGGAGCCGTGGGACGACCCGCACAACGACGACCCCGCCTACACCCGTGTGCGCGTGCGTTCGGCGGTGCTCCCGGTCCTCGAGCGGGAGCTCGGCCCGGGCGTCGCGGAGGCGCTCGCCCGCACCGCCGAGCAGTTGCGCGAAGACGACGAAGCCCTCGACGGCCTCGCGCTCGACTGGGCGCAGGAGCTGGTCTCCCAGGCGGATGACGGCTCGGTCGCTCTGGACGTCCGCGGGCTGGACGCCGACCCTCCCGCCCTGCGCCAGCGCATCATCCGGCTGGTCGTCTCGGCGGAGTTCGGCGTCTCTCTCTCCCGCAGCCACACGCTCGCGGTCGCCGAGCTCATCGCCGACTGGCACGGCCAGGGGCCGCTCAGCCTTCCAGGCGTTAGAGTTGTCAGGCAGAACGGCCTGCTCACGTTTCACCCCCACACCTAA